One segment of Stomatobaculum sp. F0698 DNA contains the following:
- a CDS encoding nitroreductase family protein, producing the protein MNEVIKAMLERRSIRKFKKELPKREDIETILETGLYAANGKGRQATLTVAITNPALRARFVEANRKIGGWAEGFDPFYGAPVILLVLAEKDWGNAVYDGSLVMGNLMLAAHALGLGSIWINRAREEFEQPEFIALLKELGVSGKWIGIGHCAVGYIEGELPKAAPRKPGRVLWVE; encoded by the coding sequence ATGAATGAAGTAATCAAGGCCATGTTGGAGCGCCGCAGCATACGGAAGTTTAAGAAAGAGCTCCCGAAGCGGGAGGACATCGAAACGATACTGGAGACAGGCCTCTATGCGGCAAACGGCAAGGGGCGTCAGGCGACGCTTACCGTAGCGATTACCAATCCCGCGCTTCGCGCGCGTTTTGTCGAGGCGAATCGAAAGATCGGCGGCTGGGCGGAGGGCTTCGATCCCTTCTACGGCGCGCCTGTCATCCTCCTGGTGCTCGCCGAAAAAGACTGGGGCAATGCGGTCTATGACGGCAGCCTCGTGATGGGCAACCTCATGCTCGCGGCACATGCCCTCGGTCTCGGCAGCATCTGGATTAACCGCGCGAGGGAAGAGTTTGAACAGCCGGAATTCATTGCGCTCCTCAAGGAACTCGGCGTTTCGGGCAAGTGGATTGGGATCGGACACTGCGCCGTCGGCTATATCGAGGGCGAGCTTCCGAAGGCAGCGCCGCGGAAACCCGGGCGGGTGCTCTGGGTCGAGTGA
- a CDS encoding GNAT family N-acetyltransferase, translating into MLTYREFGAECLTELQEIYVACGWTSYLGDEEKLRRALGRSLFLLGAFEDGALVGFVRCVGDGEHILYVQDLIVRPAQQRKGIGRELMRRTSERFSHVRQFLLITDAEDAVSNAFYRAIGLKTTLGGYPCTAYFRDLPEA; encoded by the coding sequence ATGCTGACATATCGGGAATTCGGGGCGGAATGCTTGACGGAGCTGCAAGAAATCTACGTGGCCTGCGGCTGGACAAGCTATCTGGGAGATGAGGAGAAGTTACGGAGGGCACTCGGGCGTTCTCTCTTTTTGCTCGGCGCTTTTGAAGACGGCGCTTTGGTCGGCTTTGTGCGCTGCGTCGGCGACGGGGAGCATATACTCTATGTGCAGGACTTGATTGTAAGGCCTGCGCAGCAGAGAAAGGGCATAGGGCGGGAACTCATGCGGCGCACTTCGGAGAGATTTTCCCATGTGCGGCAGTTTCTCCTGATTACGGACGCGGAAGATGCGGTCTCGAATGCTTTTTACCGCGCCATCGGACTTAAGACCACGCTCGGGGGCTATCCCTGTACCGCATATTTTCGGGATTTGCCCGAGGCGTGA
- a CDS encoding CPBP family intramembrane glutamic endopeptidase, which produces MGKGKKVNSRLPEEERAELAGGARFLPGDVQHSRLETQPVLSCCLIFLLLLSVHSAEALLIRTDETVFGENFINKLFGILVLSLALRYLHWSWEKIGFAKRGVLRNMGRGFLLAGLSFLLAYGAEFLILRGQGQHPRLDIFITAFSLTGESAVQRGAALIALCVFFNLINVIMEEGCFRGLFLNLAEERHSARFALLFQALLFGLWHLVTPLRNLLDGDITVASFVALSVGYIILAGLMGIKWGLLSRMTGSLYAGMADHFFNNCIATNLLHVCTVSGVDEWLLLRVLTAQLFSFTLVLLLWRKHRNK; this is translated from the coding sequence ATGGGAAAAGGGAAAAAAGTAAATAGTCGACTGCCGGAGGAAGAGAGGGCAGAGCTTGCGGGCGGAGCTCGGTTCCTGCCCGGGGATGTACAGCACAGCCGTTTGGAAACACAGCCCGTGCTAAGCTGCTGCCTCATATTTTTGCTCTTACTTTCGGTGCACAGCGCGGAAGCGCTCCTCATACGCACGGACGAGACCGTATTCGGCGAGAACTTTATCAATAAGCTCTTCGGTATTTTGGTCTTGTCTCTCGCGCTGCGATATTTGCATTGGTCGTGGGAAAAAATCGGCTTTGCAAAGCGCGGTGTCCTGAGAAACATGGGGCGCGGTTTTTTGCTGGCCGGCCTTTCCTTCCTGCTTGCCTACGGCGCGGAATTCCTTATTTTGCGGGGGCAGGGGCAGCATCCCAGGCTTGATATCTTTATCACAGCGTTCTCGCTGACAGGTGAGAGCGCGGTACAGCGGGGAGCAGCGCTGATCGCGCTCTGTGTGTTCTTTAACCTCATCAATGTAATCATGGAAGAGGGATGCTTTCGCGGTTTGTTTTTAAACCTTGCGGAAGAAAGGCACTCCGCGCGCTTTGCGCTTTTGTTTCAGGCGCTGCTCTTTGGACTCTGGCATCTGGTCACCCCGCTTCGGAATTTGCTGGACGGGGATATCACTGTCGCAAGTTTTGTTGCGCTGAGCGTGGGTTACATCATCCTCGCAGGGCTCATGGGCATCAAATGGGGGCTCCTTTCCCGCATGACCGGGAGTCTCTACGCGGGCATGGCGGATCACTTCTTTAACAACTGCATCGCGACCAACTTGCTCCATGTGTGCACGGTAAGCGGTGTGGATGAGTGGCTCTTGCTCCGTGTGCTCACGGCGCAGCTTTTCTCCTTTACGCTGGTTCTGCTTCTGTGGAGGAAGCATCGGAACAAATAA
- a CDS encoding helix-turn-helix transcriptional regulator — MKNLRLKAARAAKDLSQQELADLVGVSRQTVNAIEKGDYNPTIRLCLAICHALDKTLDELFWEE; from the coding sequence ATGAAAAATCTTCGCCTGAAAGCCGCGCGCGCGGCAAAAGATTTATCGCAGCAGGAACTCGCGGATCTGGTCGGTGTGAGCCGTCAGACCGTCAACGCAATCGAGAAGGGGGATTATAACCCGACCATACGGCTTTGTCTCGCGATTTGTCACGCGCTGGATAAGACCCTCGACGAACTGTTCTGGGAGGAATAA
- a CDS encoding FUSC family protein, which yields MSVISVNQKLATELGLNYDRESGIVAGFYNGYHIAFIMQNNLRQIVVSVSNGTGQMPEKEILKQAHKENKKVLSNPSVQGYRATYAIPNAMTDNGKLERSAAAAAVLTEFLRANSLRDCSELSGRPDESSCYYVGGTLRFLTQDEYNTERNRAQSSFDEKAAKRGNPIAGIVGALLGSLVGVLAMVIIGQLGYVSVWAGLVMGVCVAKGYELLSGKFDFVGLVCSLLVMAVMVYFGNQLDWAITIARAYEANVFDAFPVVNEVVKANELLPVYYRNLGLYYLATLIGAIPTLIGLLKHQQLLTVSYPIGPEAHESVVYVSSDDDTDSEDDE from the coding sequence ATGTCTGTCATCAGCGTCAATCAGAAGCTCGCCACTGAGCTTGGCCTCAACTACGACCGCGAGAGCGGCATCGTCGCAGGCTTCTACAACGGTTACCACATCGCATTCATCATGCAGAACAATCTGCGCCAAATTGTCGTCTCGGTTTCGAACGGCACAGGCCAAATGCCGGAGAAGGAGATTTTAAAGCAGGCACACAAGGAGAACAAGAAAGTTCTCTCCAACCCTTCTGTTCAGGGCTACCGCGCGACCTATGCCATCCCGAACGCTATGACCGACAACGGAAAGCTTGAGCGGAGCGCTGCCGCTGCCGCTGTGCTCACCGAATTTCTCAGGGCAAACAGTCTTCGCGACTGTAGCGAGCTGAGCGGCCGCCCGGACGAGAGCAGCTGCTACTACGTGGGCGGTACTCTTCGCTTCCTGACCCAGGATGAGTACAACACGGAACGCAATCGTGCCCAGTCCTCCTTCGACGAGAAGGCAGCAAAGCGCGGCAATCCGATTGCGGGTATTGTGGGCGCTCTGCTCGGAAGCTTGGTCGGCGTCCTTGCAATGGTAATCATCGGGCAGCTCGGCTATGTCTCGGTCTGGGCAGGCTTGGTCATGGGCGTCTGCGTCGCAAAGGGTTATGAGCTGCTCTCCGGCAAGTTTGACTTTGTCGGTCTTGTCTGCAGTCTTCTTGTTATGGCTGTCATGGTCTATTTCGGCAACCAGCTCGACTGGGCCATCACGATTGCACGTGCCTACGAGGCGAATGTCTTCGATGCGTTCCCGGTTGTCAATGAAGTGGTCAAGGCAAACGAACTGCTTCCGGTCTACTACCGCAATCTGGGGCTCTACTACCTCGCAACCCTGATCGGTGCGATTCCGACCCTGATCGGTCTCTTAAAGCACCAGCAGCTTCTCACCGTCTCCTACCCGATTGGGCCGGAGGCGCATGAGTCCGTGGTCTATGTCTCCTCCGACGATGACACGGACAGCGAGGATGACGAATAA
- a CDS encoding endo alpha-1,4 polygalactosaminidase — MRKPLRFFLLPLSLLLLCLLCLRLFRPEAAANSKPYGVFIGLGTADLKRLRPYRTVVIEPSLFSTEQIKALQAEGKSVYGYLNLGSLENFRSYYERFANLTLAPYENWPEEHWVDVSSLAWQSFVVDELGGAYAALGLDGFFLDNCDVYAIYPREDIFNGLTTMLRGLSRYQKPCIINGGDVFVSTCMENGTAQTLFDGVNQESVFTKIDFAKNRYTAQDAETRSYYLNYLARAKEAGLKVYLLEYRPSAKLAAEIQDYSEKNGFVAYLANEKELR; from the coding sequence ATGCGAAAACCGCTTCGCTTTTTTCTGCTTCCGCTTTCGCTCCTTTTGCTCTGCCTACTCTGCCTGCGCTTATTTCGCCCCGAAGCCGCCGCGAATTCGAAGCCTTACGGCGTATTCATCGGGCTCGGGACAGCGGACCTAAAACGCCTTCGCCCCTACCGCACGGTCGTAATTGAGCCGAGCCTCTTTTCCACGGAACAAATCAAAGCCCTGCAGGCCGAAGGAAAAAGCGTCTATGGCTACTTAAACTTAGGCTCTCTGGAGAACTTCCGCTCTTATTACGAACGCTTTGCAAATCTCACCCTTGCGCCCTACGAAAACTGGCCCGAGGAGCACTGGGTGGATGTCTCTTCCCTCGCTTGGCAGTCATTTGTGGTCGATGAACTCGGCGGCGCGTACGCTGCCCTCGGGCTGGACGGCTTCTTCCTCGACAACTGCGATGTCTACGCCATCTACCCGCGCGAAGATATCTTTAACGGGCTCACGACCATGCTCCGCGGCCTAAGCCGCTATCAAAAGCCCTGTATCATAAACGGCGGCGATGTCTTTGTGAGCACCTGCATGGAAAACGGCACTGCTCAGACGCTCTTTGACGGCGTGAACCAGGAGAGCGTCTTTACGAAAATCGACTTTGCGAAAAACCGCTATACCGCGCAGGATGCCGAGACTCGCAGCTATTACCTTAACTATCTGGCGCGCGCCAAAGAGGCGGGACTCAAGGTCTATCTCCTCGAATACCGCCCCTCTGCAAAGCTTGCGGCGGAAATACAAGACTACAGTGAGAAGAACGGCTTTGTCGCCTACCTCGCAAACGAAAAGGAGCTGCGCTAA
- a CDS encoding Na+/H+ antiporter NhaC family protein: protein MAWLTLGLFAAGLLLCLFCKLSVLYALSFGLLLFSVYARRSGFSWTEILRMALRGVWKIRGILITFVLIGTMTALWRAAGTLPVVVCYAAGFIRPSVFLLMTFLLNCAVSVLTGSAFATSATMGVICAAMGRTAGISMQLTGAAVLSGAYFGDRCSPVATSALLVAELTHTNIFDNIKNMLRTALVPFLLACAVYAGLGLHAVPSGELLNLRALFARELRLHWLAILPVVVIMLLSLRRVDAKTAMAASILTAVPLAVFLQKFAPADLLRISLFGYRASDPEAAAMLNGGGIAAFVKITGIVSLSASYAELFQKTDLLVGVKALVERFARRTSPYAAILGTSALSAMLACNQTLTVMLTKQLCEEVEPESSRLALGLEDSAVIVAALIPWSVAAAGPLASIGAPGTAVLLACYLYLLPLWRLMTAKQRFIGFA from the coding sequence ATGGCCTGGTTGACACTGGGACTGTTTGCGGCGGGCTTGCTGTTATGCCTGTTCTGCAAGCTATCCGTTCTGTATGCACTGAGTTTCGGCCTGCTGCTGTTTTCGGTTTACGCGCGCCGCAGCGGGTTTTCATGGACAGAGATTTTACGCATGGCGCTTCGGGGCGTTTGGAAGATACGCGGCATTCTGATCACTTTCGTTCTGATTGGTACGATGACCGCGCTCTGGCGGGCGGCGGGAACGCTCCCGGTGGTGGTCTGCTATGCGGCGGGGTTCATTCGCCCCTCGGTCTTTTTACTGATGACCTTTCTTCTGAACTGCGCGGTCTCAGTGCTAACGGGCTCTGCCTTTGCGACTTCGGCGACCATGGGCGTTATCTGCGCCGCGATGGGCAGGACCGCGGGCATCAGCATGCAGTTGACCGGCGCGGCGGTATTGTCCGGTGCCTATTTCGGAGACCGCTGTTCCCCGGTTGCGACCAGTGCGCTCTTGGTTGCGGAACTGACCCACACGAATATCTTTGACAACATTAAAAACATGCTGCGAACCGCCTTGGTTCCTTTTTTGCTCGCCTGTGCGGTTTATGCAGGACTCGGGCTCCACGCGGTGCCGAGCGGAGAGCTTCTCAACCTGCGGGCGCTCTTTGCCCGGGAACTGCGTCTCCATTGGCTCGCGATACTTCCGGTTGTTGTGATTATGTTGCTTTCCCTGCGGCGGGTGGACGCAAAGACCGCCATGGCGGCGAGTATCTTGACCGCCGTCCCGCTGGCTGTCTTTCTGCAAAAGTTCGCGCCCGCGGACTTACTGCGAATTTCTCTCTTCGGCTATCGCGCATCGGATCCCGAAGCAGCAGCCATGCTGAACGGCGGCGGCATTGCGGCCTTTGTCAAAATCACGGGCATTGTGAGTCTCTCGGCCTCGTACGCGGAGCTCTTTCAGAAGACAGACTTACTGGTCGGGGTCAAGGCTTTGGTGGAGCGCTTCGCGAGAAGAACAAGCCCCTATGCGGCTATACTCGGGACGTCGGCGCTCTCTGCGATGCTGGCCTGCAACCAGACCCTCACAGTTATGTTGACGAAGCAGCTCTGCGAGGAGGTAGAACCGGAAAGCTCGAGACTTGCGCTCGGGCTTGAGGACAGCGCGGTCATCGTTGCGGCGCTGATTCCCTGGTCTGTCGCGGCGGCGGGGCCGCTGGCCTCCATCGGCGCGCCGGGAACTGCGGTCCTACTTGCCTGCTATCTCTACCTCCTGCCCCTCTGGCGTTTGATGACGGCAAAGCAGAGGTTCATCGGTTTTGCTTAA
- a CDS encoding ABC transporter ATP-binding protein, translating to MDNIETKGLTPIVHNEENILEVNGLKKYFPIKGGFFNSVVGQVKALDGISFHIKRGTTMGLVGESGCGKTTAGRTILRLNGGKTAGEVLFNGKEVYDIPKNELNDLRVKMQIIFQDPFSSLSPRLPVGEIIGEAVREHNLVPRGEYHDYIDQVMDNCGLQPFHKDRYPHEFSGGQRQRICIARALALNPEFVVCDEPVSALDVSVQAQIINLLEDLQEKYKLSYLFISHDLSVVEHISDTVGVMYLGNIVEFGTTEELFANPLHPYTKALFSAIPIPDPDAKMKRIILEGSIPSPANPPAGCKFHTRCAQCMEKCKTQAPERKDMGNGHYVCCHLYDDK from the coding sequence ATGGATAATATCGAAACGAAGGGATTAACGCCCATCGTGCACAACGAAGAGAATATCCTGGAAGTCAACGGCCTGAAGAAATACTTCCCGATTAAGGGCGGATTTTTTAACAGCGTGGTGGGCCAGGTAAAGGCACTGGACGGCATCTCCTTTCATATCAAACGCGGAACCACCATGGGACTGGTGGGAGAGTCCGGTTGCGGAAAGACCACAGCCGGCAGAACCATACTCCGCTTAAACGGCGGAAAGACTGCGGGAGAGGTACTGTTCAACGGAAAAGAGGTCTACGATATTCCGAAGAACGAACTGAACGACCTGCGCGTGAAGATGCAGATCATCTTCCAGGATCCGTTCTCCTCCCTCTCCCCGCGACTGCCGGTCGGCGAAATCATCGGTGAGGCGGTCCGTGAGCACAATCTGGTGCCGCGGGGCGAGTACCATGACTACATCGATCAGGTCATGGACAACTGCGGTTTGCAGCCCTTCCACAAAGACCGCTACCCGCACGAGTTCTCGGGCGGTCAGCGTCAGAGAATTTGTATCGCAAGAGCGCTTGCATTGAATCCGGAGTTTGTGGTTTGCGACGAGCCTGTCTCGGCACTCGACGTGTCGGTGCAGGCGCAGATTATCAACCTCCTCGAGGATTTGCAGGAGAAGTACAAGTTGAGCTATCTCTTCATCTCCCACGACCTCTCGGTGGTCGAGCACATCTCGGACACGGTGGGTGTCATGTACCTGGGAAATATTGTTGAGTTCGGCACGACGGAAGAGCTGTTTGCGAACCCGCTTCACCCCTACACAAAGGCCTTGTTCTCCGCGATTCCGATCCCGGATCCGGATGCCAAGATGAAACGTATCATCCTGGAGGGCAGCATTCCCTCGCCGGCAAATCCCCCGGCAGGATGCAAATTCCACACCCGCTGCGCGCAGTGCATGGAGAAGTGTAAGACCCAGGCGCCGGAGCGGAAGGATATGGGCAACGGGCACTATGTCTGCTGCCACCTCTATGATGACAAGTAA
- a CDS encoding ABC transporter ATP-binding protein, with the protein MARDDGYLSARESRRISKENRKITAKLEKARTRRNVPESEYMTEMKNPANAVEFENLHTFFFTDAGTVKSVDSVSFEVPLGKTVGVVGESGCGKSVTSLSLMQLLQRPQGQVVEGSIRLNTGDKVYEITKTPEHVMQHLRGNFMSMIFQEPMTSLNPVFRIGDQMDEVTTLHKKSEYPTKEAVKGRTIELLKMVGIANSEGIYNMYPHELSGGMRQRVMIAMALACSPKLIIADEPTTALDVTIQAQILDLLRGLKDKINSSIMLITHDLGVIAEMADYVVVMYSGRVVEAGTAKEIFASPAHPYTIGLMASKPVVGKHQDKLYSIPGKVPNPINMPNYCYFRDRCDKCEGCCDGAYPGEVWLSETHRVSCYLYDEAHRGAKQN; encoded by the coding sequence ATGGCAAGAGATGATGGCTATCTGTCCGCGCGGGAATCGCGGCGGATATCGAAGGAAAACAGAAAGATTACAGCAAAGCTCGAGAAGGCGAGAACCCGCCGCAATGTACCCGAGAGCGAGTACATGACCGAGATGAAGAACCCGGCAAATGCCGTGGAGTTCGAAAATCTCCACACCTTCTTCTTCACGGATGCGGGAACCGTTAAGAGCGTTGACTCCGTGAGCTTTGAAGTACCGCTCGGCAAGACGGTAGGCGTCGTGGGTGAGTCGGGTTGCGGCAAGTCCGTGACCAGCCTTTCGCTCATGCAGCTGTTGCAGCGTCCCCAGGGTCAGGTGGTGGAGGGCTCCATCCGTCTGAACACCGGAGACAAGGTCTATGAGATCACAAAGACCCCGGAGCATGTCATGCAGCATCTCCGCGGCAACTTTATGTCCATGATTTTCCAGGAGCCCATGACCTCCTTAAATCCGGTCTTCCGCATCGGAGACCAGATGGACGAGGTGACCACGCTCCACAAGAAGAGCGAGTACCCGACCAAGGAAGCGGTCAAAGGTCGCACCATTGAGCTCCTCAAGATGGTCGGTATCGCAAACAGCGAGGGCATTTATAACATGTACCCGCACGAGCTCTCCGGCGGTATGCGGCAGCGTGTCATGATCGCAATGGCACTGGCTTGTTCGCCGAAGCTCATCATTGCCGATGAGCCGACCACCGCACTGGACGTGACGATTCAGGCCCAGATTTTGGACTTGCTCCGCGGCCTGAAGGACAAGATCAATTCGTCCATCATGCTGATTACCCATGACCTCGGTGTCATTGCGGAGATGGCGGACTATGTCGTGGTCATGTACTCCGGCCGCGTGGTGGAAGCGGGAACGGCGAAGGAGATTTTTGCGAGCCCAGCGCATCCCTATACCATAGGCCTCATGGCTTCGAAGCCGGTGGTCGGTAAACACCAGGACAAGCTCTACTCCATCCCCGGCAAGGTGCCGAACCCGATCAACATGCCCAACTATTGCTATTTCCGCGATCGCTGCGACAAGTGCGAGGGATGTTGCGACGGCGCATATCCCGGCGAGGTATGGCTTTCCGAGACGCATCGCGTCAGCTGCTATCTCTATGACGAGGCGCATCGAGGCGCGAAGCAGAACTGA
- a CDS encoding ABC transporter permease, giving the protein MSENEKKLDQNQDQQKTTYSLNDDRRVKTLSPGAMVTKRFFRNRIAVIGMIILIGMFLFSFVGGAISPYGESQLFYRTDSQVQKYAGVKVNTELRYQQVEKNAFPSLAQAQFVLAKGKGETSFAAGGVQYSYEVAGKDFYIISKAGEAEPIAFASLTTVSSANGAESLPFAEQLAILKAVTNEETSFTFGNDTYEVDAEGTVTKDGKDYAYASRYIINAIMSDVSFSKQFKEELIETIEAGKKEFNFKDADGTEASYTLEYDAPSKAYNIMQVKEQRVYDTYSSPSKAHPLGTDKNGMDMLTRLMYGGRVSLYIGFIVVIIETVIGMIMGGVSGYFGGWVDMLIMRIVDIFYCIPSIPIYIIIGAAMDALRIDPKIRMVYLMLILGFFGWPSITRLVRGQILTLREQEFMTAAEATGIKPINRIFRHLLPNVIPQLIVTCTMSLGGVILTEATLSFLGLGVKFPFASWGNIINDVNNTYVLSNYLFIWIPAGFCLLLTVLAFNLVGDGLRDAFDPKMKR; this is encoded by the coding sequence ATGTCTGAAAACGAGAAGAAGCTGGACCAAAATCAGGATCAGCAGAAAACGACCTACTCCCTGAATGATGATCGCCGCGTGAAGACCCTGTCGCCCGGTGCCATGGTTACCAAGCGTTTCTTCCGGAATCGCATTGCCGTCATCGGTATGATCATCCTGATCGGAATGTTCCTTTTCTCCTTTGTCGGCGGTGCCATTTCGCCCTACGGCGAGTCGCAGCTCTTTTATCGCACGGACAGTCAGGTCCAGAAGTACGCCGGCGTTAAGGTGAATACGGAACTTCGCTACCAGCAGGTTGAGAAGAATGCTTTCCCCTCGCTCGCGCAGGCGCAGTTCGTGCTCGCAAAGGGCAAGGGTGAGACGAGCTTTGCCGCAGGCGGTGTGCAGTACAGCTACGAAGTGGCGGGCAAGGATTTCTATATCATTTCGAAGGCGGGCGAGGCTGAGCCCATTGCCTTTGCCTCCCTCACCACCGTGAGTTCCGCAAACGGCGCCGAGAGCCTTCCCTTTGCGGAGCAGCTTGCCATCCTGAAGGCTGTTACCAATGAGGAGACTTCCTTCACCTTCGGCAACGATACCTACGAGGTCGATGCGGAAGGTACGGTTACGAAGGACGGCAAGGACTATGCTTACGCGAGCCGCTACATCATCAACGCGATTATGAGCGATGTCAGCTTCTCCAAGCAGTTTAAGGAAGAGCTGATTGAAACCATCGAAGCGGGCAAGAAGGAATTCAACTTCAAGGATGCGGACGGCACAGAGGCGAGCTACACGCTCGAATACGATGCGCCCTCGAAGGCATACAACATCATGCAGGTCAAAGAACAGCGCGTCTATGACACCTACTCTTCGCCCTCTAAGGCACATCCGCTCGGAACCGATAAGAACGGCATGGATATGCTGACCCGACTCATGTACGGCGGCCGCGTTTCGCTCTACATCGGCTTCATCGTCGTGATCATCGAGACGGTCATCGGCATGATTATGGGCGGTGTCTCCGGCTACTTCGGCGGCTGGGTTGATATGCTCATCATGCGTATCGTGGATATTTTCTACTGCATCCCGAGCATTCCGATTTACATCATCATCGGTGCTGCGATGGACGCACTGCGCATCGACCCGAAGATTCGAATGGTCTATCTCATGCTGATTCTGGGCTTCTTCGGCTGGCCTTCCATCACCAGACTGGTTCGCGGACAGATTCTAACCCTCCGCGAGCAGGAGTTCATGACAGCGGCTGAGGCAACCGGCATTAAGCCCATCAACCGCATTTTCCGTCACCTGCTTCCGAACGTCATTCCGCAGCTCATCGTCACCTGCACCATGAGCCTTGGCGGCGTCATTTTGACCGAGGCAACCCTGTCCTTCCTGGGACTGGGCGTTAAGTTCCCGTTCGCATCTTGGGGAAATATCATCAACGATGTCAACAACACCTATGTGCTCAGCAACTATCTGTTCATTTGGATCCCGGCGGGCTTCTGCCTGCTCCTCACCGTTCTCGCCTTTAACCTGGTGGGAGACGGCCTGAGAGATGCCTTTGACCCGAAGATGAAGCGCTGA
- a CDS encoding ABC transporter permease — protein sequence MKKYIIKRLLWSVVILGIVAFLLYVLMRSLPTSYLEQIARQKSQQPGSRTFEEWMQQLSATYGMDKGIIPGFVAWLSKAVRLDFGDSWKYTIPVTQKFVQVVSISFWISLIVMILEVVISIPLGIIAATKQYSMADNVISVVALAGISLPTFFLASLLKLIFAVNLKWFDLNGLVSRNHDFLSPAGQRWDIAMHLVLPIMTLTIASVGAYMRFIRTNMLEVLNSDYIRTARAKGLSERRVVFHHAFRNTLITLVTIWGSSLPALFSGAMITEQLFSIPGIGYTSYQAMVSGDIPFSMFYLVFIAILTLIGNLLTDILYAVVDPRVRIA from the coding sequence ATGAAAAAATATATTATCAAGCGACTTCTGTGGTCTGTGGTGATTTTGGGCATCGTCGCTTTTCTGCTCTATGTGTTGATGCGGTCGCTTCCGACTTCCTACCTTGAGCAGATTGCAAGACAGAAATCGCAGCAGCCCGGATCCAGAACTTTTGAAGAGTGGATGCAGCAACTTTCTGCAACCTACGGTATGGACAAGGGCATTATCCCGGGCTTTGTTGCCTGGCTTTCGAAGGCGGTCCGCTTGGATTTCGGCGACAGCTGGAAGTACACGATTCCGGTCACGCAGAAGTTTGTCCAGGTTGTCAGCATTTCGTTCTGGATCAGTCTCATTGTCATGATACTCGAAGTGGTAATCTCGATTCCGCTCGGCATCATCGCAGCGACGAAGCAGTATTCCATGGCCGACAACGTGATTTCCGTCGTTGCACTGGCGGGTATTTCGCTTCCCACTTTCTTTTTGGCTTCGCTGTTAAAGCTGATTTTTGCGGTCAATCTGAAGTGGTTTGACTTAAACGGTTTGGTCAGCAGAAACCATGACTTCCTCTCGCCGGCAGGGCAGAGATGGGATATCGCCATGCACTTGGTGCTGCCCATTATGACCCTGACCATTGCGAGCGTCGGTGCTTACATGCGTTTTATCCGCACCAACATGCTGGAGGTCCTGAATTCCGACTACATCCGCACCGCAAGAGCGAAGGGCCTCTCCGAGCGTCGCGTCGTGTTCCACCACGCGTTCCGGAACACTCTGATTACGCTCGTGACCATCTGGGGTTCGTCTCTGCCGGCGCTGTTTTCGGGCGCCATGATTACGGAGCAGCTGTTCTCGATTCCGGGTATCGGCTACACCTCCTACCAGGCCATGGTATCGGGCGACATTCCGTTCTCGATGTTCTACCTGGTATTCATCGCAATTTTGACACTGATCGGTAACCTGTTGACAGATATCCTGTACGCTGTGGTTGACCCGCGCGTGCGCATCGCGTAA